The region GTGTAATCAATATCTTTATTATCATCAATCTCATTTGTTGTAAGGTATAAAATTTTTGCATATTTATATTTGTTTTTTAAATACTTAACCTCTTTTTCAATTAGCTCTTCATTGTCTTGAGCAATTAAAAACTTATCTGTTCTACCATAATCTGTATGATTAATCAATTTATCAACAAAAATTGGTTTTAAGCAATTAAATTTTTTTAATTTGTTTAAATCCCCGTCAAATCCTAAAAAACTATATACGTCTAAAAACTCTTTTATATATAAGCTTGAGAGTTTTACTTTTGAAAAATATCTTTCTTTGTAACTAAAAGTTGTTTCAAAAATTGAATGTTCTATTAAGTTGTTAATCTCATAATCTTTTGTATTAAATTTAAAATTTACAGGATATATATCCTCTAAGGTTTTTTGACTTGAACATATTAATGTATCATTTTCTTCTAAGTCATCTAATATTTTAAAAAACTTTGATAAATTTTTTGGTACTAATTTTATATTAGTATGTACTGTTGGTTTTTTAAGTATTTTAAATAACTCAAAAGATACATCATTACAATAAAAGGCAGTAAGCCTTTTTGTTGAAAGTTGATATCTTATTAGTTTTTTTATAGTATCTTCTATAGATTTAACTTGAATCCAAGCTATTTCATTATCTATAATCTCATATTCTTCATCAACGATTATTGCAAATGCACCATTTTTTACAGCAAATGTGATGTCCTCATCATTTTGTACAATAAAAAGGTCTCCCTCTTTTACTTTTTTTGCATTAGTCTTGATAGAATAAATAAATGAGATTGATGGTCGATTTAATAATCTCCCATCAATAATATCAATAATAGATGAAATTTGCACTAGCTTATTTTTGTTCCAGATTTTTTCGATTTTTCTGGTCTAATTAAACATAAACCATCTTCATCTTTTGCAGCCATTAACATACCTTCACTAAGCATTCCCATTAGTTTTGCAGGTTTTAAGTTTGCTACAACACAAGCTTGTGTTCCTATTAAATCTTCAGGAGAATAAAACTCTTTTATACCTGCTAATATTTGTCTATTTCTTTCTTCACCTAAATCAACTTGTAGTTTTAGAAGTTTTTTTGATTTTGGTACTTCTTCTGCTTCAACTATAGTTCCAACTTTTAGTGTTGTTTCGAAAAATTGATCAATAGTAATTAGATTATCAGGCTCTTCCTCTTTTTCAACTTTTTTAGAAGATTTAGTTTCTGCTTCGGTTTTTGAAACATCAGTAGGTTTAGCTTGCTCTAATAATATATCTTCAATTCTTGGGAACAATTGCTCAACTTTTGTAATAACTGTTTCAGAGATTAACTCTTTATTTAAAATAAGTTTATTATATGTTTGAGTATCAATATTTATTCCAAGAGAATTTGCAATTTTTCCTATTTTTTCTGGCATAACTGAATCTAAAAGTAGGGCAACTTTAGCCATAATATTAGTGATTAAAGCAACTAATGCCATAGCTTCATCTTCTTTACCTTCTTTCATTTTTGCCCAAGGCTCATAATCACCAATAGCTTTATTTGCAATTGTTAAAACTTTCCAAATATCTTCTAAATATCTATTTAATTGCATATTGTAAATATATTTTTCTACATCAGCTAATATTTCATTAACTTCATCAAGTTCTTTTTTATGGAATTTTTCTACATCTTTAGAATCTATTTTATAATCAAAATATTTTCCACTCATTCCTGAAATTCTATTAAGTAAGTTACCTAAATCATTTCCAAGGTCTGAGTTTATTCTATCTATAAGAGCTTTTTGAGAAAAGTCACCATCTTGTCCAAATGGAACCTCTCTTAACATAAAGTATCTAAATGCATCTAAACCATAAGCATCTGCAACCTCTTTAGGATTAACAACATTTCCTTTTGATTTAGACATCTTTTCACCATCTCTTGTCCACCAACCGTGAGCTGCAATATGTTGTGGTAAAGGTAAATCTAAAGACATTAAAAACGCTGGCCAATAAATAGAGTGGAATCTTAAAATATCTTTTCCAACTAACTGAATTTTTGCAGGCCAAAACTCCATATTCTCTTCATCTTTTCCATAACCAAGAGCTGTGATATAGTTTAATAAAGCATCAAGCCAAACATACATTACATGGTTTGGTTCATTAATAGAATCTGGTAATTTTACACCCCAGTCAAAAGATGTTCTAGATATAGATAAATCTCTTAGTCCACCTTTTACAAAATTAACTATCTCATTTTTCTTTGATCTTGGTAATATACAGTCTTCGTTCTCTTCATACCATTTTAAAAGTTTATCTTCATAAGCTGATAATTTAAAAAAGAAACTCTCTTCTTTTACAATATTAGTTGGTTTACCACAGTCTGGGCAAAACTCTTCATCAACTAATTGTTTTTCAGTAAAAAAAGTCTCACAAGATACACAATAATACCCTTCATATTCACCTTTATAAATATCACCTTTGTTGTACATAGTTTCAAATGCTTTTTGAACACCTAATTTATGTTCTTCATCTGTAGTTCTAATAAATTTATCATAAGTAATATCAAAATCATCCCAAAGCTGTCTAAACTTACCTGAAACTTCATCTGCATACTCTTTAGCAGTTTTTCCTCTAGCTTCAGCACTTTGTGCAATCTTTTGACCATGTTCATCAGTACCTGTTAAAAAAAATGTTTTCTCTCCTGTTAGTCTTGAATATCTAGCTAACATATCAGCAATAATCGTTGTATAAGCGTGCCCAATATGTGCAACATCATTTACATAATAAATTGGAGTTGTGATATAAACATTTTTAGAACTATTTTCCATATAATTACCTTTTAATTAAAATTCAAATCCACCGCCAGAACCTTTGTTCATAGATTCATAAACGGCTAAAATATATTTTTTTCTAAGTTCACATTCAAAAAACTTTTCGCATGGAGTGCATGAACTTAAACTATTTGATTGTTGACACCCTTTTAACTCTTC is a window of Halarcobacter sp. DNA encoding:
- a CDS encoding peptidoglycan synthetase, translated to MQISSIIDIIDGRLLNRPSISFIYSIKTNAKKVKEGDLFIVQNDEDITFAVKNGAFAIIVDEEYEIIDNEIAWIQVKSIEDTIKKLIRYQLSTKRLTAFYCNDVSFELFKILKKPTVHTNIKLVPKNLSKFFKILDDLEENDTLICSSQKTLEDIYPVNFKFNTKDYEINNLIEHSIFETTFSYKERYFSKVKLSSLYIKEFLDVYSFLGFDGDLNKLKKFNCLKPIFVDKLINHTDYGRTDKFLIAQDNEELIEKEVKYLKNKYKYAKILYLTTNEIDDNKDIDYTFINSLDEIKEYLKKVSFNAVYFIGVSYDELNDQVSKQNIEPSLI
- the metG gene encoding methionine--tRNA ligase; amino-acid sequence: MENSSKNVYITTPIYYVNDVAHIGHAYTTIIADMLARYSRLTGEKTFFLTGTDEHGQKIAQSAEARGKTAKEYADEVSGKFRQLWDDFDITYDKFIRTTDEEHKLGVQKAFETMYNKGDIYKGEYEGYYCVSCETFFTEKQLVDEEFCPDCGKPTNIVKEESFFFKLSAYEDKLLKWYEENEDCILPRSKKNEIVNFVKGGLRDLSISRTSFDWGVKLPDSINEPNHVMYVWLDALLNYITALGYGKDEENMEFWPAKIQLVGKDILRFHSIYWPAFLMSLDLPLPQHIAAHGWWTRDGEKMSKSKGNVVNPKEVADAYGLDAFRYFMLREVPFGQDGDFSQKALIDRINSDLGNDLGNLLNRISGMSGKYFDYKIDSKDVEKFHKKELDEVNEILADVEKYIYNMQLNRYLEDIWKVLTIANKAIGDYEPWAKMKEGKEDEAMALVALITNIMAKVALLLDSVMPEKIGKIANSLGINIDTQTYNKLILNKELISETVITKVEQLFPRIEDILLEQAKPTDVSKTEAETKSSKKVEKEEEPDNLITIDQFFETTLKVGTIVEAEEVPKSKKLLKLQVDLGEERNRQILAGIKEFYSPEDLIGTQACVVANLKPAKLMGMLSEGMLMAAKDEDGLCLIRPEKSKKSGTKIS